From Micromonospora rhizosphaerae, the proteins below share one genomic window:
- a CDS encoding DUF4126 domain-containing protein, whose product MLEVLTGSGLAASAGLNAYIPLLLMGLLARYTNLVDLPSGWQWLSNGWVVLILAVLLAIEVVADKVPVVDHVNDVVQTVVRPTAGGLAFGAGSSSETVTVSNPDAFFSSHQWVPVVIGVLIALGVHLLKSAARPVINATTAGFGAPVASTAEDATSAVMSVVAIILPVLVLAFLLGLVAFLFWVLRRRKDRRRERQAARAAGFRV is encoded by the coding sequence GTGCTCGAAGTCCTCACCGGTTCCGGTCTCGCCGCCTCGGCCGGCCTGAACGCCTACATCCCGCTGCTTCTCATGGGTCTGCTGGCGCGCTACACCAACCTGGTCGACCTGCCCAGCGGCTGGCAATGGCTCAGCAACGGCTGGGTGGTCCTGATCCTCGCCGTGCTGCTCGCCATCGAGGTGGTCGCCGACAAGGTCCCGGTGGTCGACCACGTCAACGACGTGGTGCAGACGGTGGTCCGGCCGACCGCCGGCGGCCTGGCCTTCGGCGCCGGCTCCAGCTCCGAGACCGTCACGGTCAGCAACCCCGACGCCTTCTTCTCCTCGCACCAGTGGGTGCCCGTGGTGATCGGCGTGCTGATCGCGCTCGGCGTACACCTGCTCAAGTCCGCCGCCCGGCCGGTCATCAACGCGACGACCGCCGGCTTCGGCGCCCCGGTGGCCAGCACCGCCGAGGACGCCACCAGCGCCGTAATGTCCGTGGTGGCAATCATCCTGCCGGTGCTGGTGCTGGCGTTCCTGCTCGGCCTGGTCGCGTTCCTCTTCTGGGTCCTGCGTCGCCGCAAGGACCGCCGCCGCGAGCGCCAGGCCGCCCGCGCCGCCGGCTTCCGGGTCTGA
- a CDS encoding DUF1540 domain-containing protein, giving the protein MTAAMEMPRVQECAVVSCAYNHTNDCHAFAITIGSPDHAHCHTFVQMPVRGGIEQLIAQVGACQRSDCQHNSNLECHAPAITVGPDNDLADCMTYQSR; this is encoded by the coding sequence ATGACCGCTGCGATGGAGATGCCGCGGGTTCAGGAATGCGCCGTCGTGTCCTGCGCCTACAACCACACCAATGACTGCCACGCCTTCGCCATCACGATCGGCAGCCCCGACCACGCCCACTGCCACACCTTTGTCCAGATGCCGGTCCGCGGCGGGATCGAGCAGCTCATCGCGCAGGTGGGCGCCTGCCAGCGGTCCGACTGCCAGCACAACTCCAACCTGGAGTGCCACGCCCCGGCGATCACCGTCGGCCCGGACAACGACCTGGCCGACTGCATGACCTACCAGAGCCGCTGA
- a CDS encoding FHA domain-containing protein — MRGFRFRVGREPLVIGRAPTADVVVEDPHLSRRHAAVRRTDEGVSLVDLGSTNGTWLNDRRITGAEQLADGDVIRIGRTELRFFDPGLAQTDLLGLRFAAPRQDHHRPTLPLPIGTPQRQPVENWDDEVGDPPVAAHTAG, encoded by the coding sequence ATGCGGGGGTTCAGATTCCGGGTCGGTCGCGAGCCGCTGGTGATCGGCAGGGCGCCGACCGCTGACGTCGTGGTCGAGGATCCGCATCTGAGCCGCCGGCACGCCGCGGTACGGCGCACCGACGAGGGGGTGTCGTTGGTGGACCTCGGCTCGACCAACGGTACCTGGCTGAACGACCGCCGGATCACCGGTGCGGAGCAGCTCGCCGACGGTGACGTCATCCGCATCGGCCGCACCGAACTGCGGTTCTTCGATCCCGGCCTGGCCCAGACCGATCTCCTCGGGCTGCGCTTCGCCGCGCCGCGCCAGGACCACCACCGGCCCACCCTGCCGCTGCCCATCGGCACCCCGCAGCGGCAGCCGGTGGAGAATTGGGACGACGAGGTGGGGGATCCGCCCGTAGCCGCACACACCGCCGGCTGA
- a CDS encoding ABC transporter ATP-binding protein, with translation MDDELAISVRGLRKAYGDNVAVADVDLDVRRGEVFALLGPNGAGKTTTVEILEGYRQRDAGEVSVLGSDPARPDPDWRSRLGIVLQGTGEFDELTVAEVVRHFAGFYPDADDPDKVIERVGLADKAAARTHTLSGGQKRRLDVALGIIGRPELLFLDEPTTGFDPEARREFWELIRDLAAAGTTIVLTTHYLDEAEALADRVGVIAGGRLVEVAPPSRLGNRQEALATVSWRTPDGTLETAASATPTALVAELAARFGGEVPGLTVTRPTLEDVYLRMIGH, from the coding sequence ATGGATGACGAGCTCGCGATCTCCGTGCGGGGACTTCGCAAGGCGTACGGCGACAACGTCGCGGTGGCGGACGTGGACCTCGACGTGCGTCGGGGCGAGGTGTTCGCCCTGCTGGGCCCGAACGGCGCGGGCAAGACCACCACGGTGGAGATCCTGGAAGGCTACCGGCAGCGCGACGCCGGCGAGGTGTCCGTGCTGGGCAGCGACCCGGCCCGCCCGGACCCGGACTGGCGCTCCCGGCTCGGCATCGTGCTGCAGGGCACCGGCGAGTTCGACGAGCTGACCGTCGCCGAGGTGGTCCGGCACTTCGCCGGCTTCTACCCGGACGCCGACGACCCGGACAAGGTGATCGAGCGGGTCGGGCTGGCCGACAAGGCCGCCGCGCGTACCCACACCCTCTCCGGCGGGCAGAAGCGCCGGCTCGACGTGGCGCTGGGCATCATCGGCCGGCCCGAGCTGCTCTTCCTCGACGAGCCGACCACCGGCTTCGACCCGGAGGCGCGGCGCGAGTTCTGGGAGCTGATCCGCGACCTGGCCGCCGCCGGCACCACCATCGTGCTCACCACGCACTACCTGGACGAGGCGGAGGCGCTCGCCGACCGGGTCGGCGTGATCGCCGGGGGCCGGCTCGTCGAGGTTGCCCCGCCGAGCCGGCTCGGCAACCGGCAGGAGGCTTTGGCCACGGTCTCCTGGCGTACCCCGGACGGGACGCTGGAGACCGCGGCGAGCGCGACGCCGACGGCGCTGGTGGCGGAGCTGGCCGCGCGCTTCGGCGGCGAGGTCCCCGGCCTCACGGTGACCCGGCCGACCCTGGAAGACGTCTACCTGAGGATGATCGGACACTGA
- a CDS encoding ABC transporter permease translates to MTTTTKPATPVAAAPARRVGPGALALRQGRLEITQFLRSRESVVFTMLFPVVMIAIFASIFTWELTDGVRFTQYFVTGMIATGLMTVSFQNLGIWIPIERDRGVLKRYRGTPMPKWVYFAGKVIMVVVIGLAETVLLLAVSAVFFDLTLPTTVGKWLTFGWIFVLGLTACTLCGIAISSLARTSRSGSAVVTPVALVLQFISGVFIVFTQLPGWMQQIAALFPLKWMCQGLRSVFLPDSFGAQEPGGSFELGRVALVLALWCVIGLVLCLGTFRWTTKRDG, encoded by the coding sequence ATGACCACCACGACGAAGCCGGCCACGCCGGTCGCCGCCGCCCCGGCCCGGCGGGTCGGGCCGGGCGCCCTCGCCCTGCGCCAGGGCCGGTTGGAGATCACGCAGTTCCTGCGCAGCCGGGAGTCCGTGGTCTTCACCATGCTCTTCCCGGTCGTGATGATCGCGATTTTCGCGTCGATCTTCACCTGGGAGCTCACGGACGGGGTCCGGTTCACCCAGTACTTCGTCACCGGCATGATCGCGACCGGCCTGATGACGGTGAGCTTCCAGAACCTCGGCATCTGGATCCCGATCGAGCGGGACCGCGGGGTGCTCAAGCGGTACCGCGGCACGCCGATGCCGAAGTGGGTCTACTTCGCCGGCAAGGTGATCATGGTGGTGGTGATCGGGCTCGCCGAGACCGTGCTGCTGCTCGCCGTCTCGGCCGTCTTCTTCGATCTGACACTGCCCACCACGGTCGGTAAGTGGCTCACCTTCGGGTGGATCTTCGTGCTGGGCCTGACCGCCTGCACGCTCTGCGGCATCGCCATCTCCTCGCTGGCCCGCACCTCGCGGAGCGGCTCCGCGGTGGTCACGCCGGTGGCGCTGGTGCTGCAGTTCATCTCCGGCGTGTTCATCGTCTTCACCCAGCTGCCCGGCTGGATGCAGCAGATCGCGGCGCTCTTCCCGCTGAAGTGGATGTGCCAGGGGCTGCGCTCGGTCTTCCTGCCGGACAGCTTCGGCGCGCAGGAGCCGGGCGGCTCGTTCGAGCTGGGTCGGGTCGCCCTGGTGCTCGCCCTGTGGTGCGTGATCGGCCTGGTGCTCTGCCTGGGCACCTTCCGCTGGACCACCAAGCGCGACGGCTGA
- a CDS encoding protein meaA, with protein sequence MDEKALPGRLPERDRPWVMRTYAGHSSAAATNALFRRNLAKGQTGLSVAFDLPTQTGYDPDHELAAGEVGRVGVPVAHLGDMRALFDGIPLAEMNTSMTINAPAMWLLALYGTVGMEQGAELSRCAGTTQNDIIKEYLSRGTYIFPPAASLRLTADVIAYTLREMPRWNPVNICSYHLQEAGATPVQEVGFALATAVAVLDAVRDSGQVPAERMGDVVQRISFFVNAGVRLVEEIAKMRAFGALWDEITRERYGVSDPKQRRFRYGVQVNSLGLTEAQPENNVQRIVLEMLGVTLSRDARARAVQLPAWNEALGLPRPWDQQWSLRMQQVLAYESDLLEYPDLFEGSHVMTALVDDIVTGARVELEKVLEMGGVVTAVETGYLKSALVASLAERRRRMEAGTDVVVGVNRFTETEPSPLTAAGAEAVEQVDPAVEAAAAASVREWRAGRDGAAVDAALARLRADAATTTNLMPATLECVRAGVTTGEWAGALRQVFGEYRAPTGLTGAAGGGGDATLTAVRKRVAATARELGSGRLRLLVGKPGLDGHSNGAEQIAVRARDAGFEVVYQGIRLTAGQIVAAAVEEDVDLVGLSVLSGSHLAAVPAVLEGLHAAGRGDLPVVVGGIIPAGDAEALRAAGVARVFTPKDFALTGIIDELVTVIREANGLS encoded by the coding sequence ATGGATGAGAAGGCCCTCCCCGGCCGGTTGCCGGAGCGCGACCGGCCCTGGGTGATGCGCACCTACGCCGGGCACTCCTCGGCCGCCGCGACCAACGCGCTCTTCCGGCGCAACCTCGCGAAGGGGCAGACCGGCCTCTCGGTCGCCTTCGATCTGCCCACCCAGACCGGCTACGACCCGGACCACGAGCTGGCCGCCGGCGAGGTCGGCCGGGTCGGGGTGCCGGTGGCCCACCTCGGCGACATGCGGGCCCTCTTCGACGGCATCCCGCTCGCCGAGATGAACACCTCGATGACCATCAACGCGCCGGCGATGTGGCTGCTCGCCCTCTACGGCACGGTCGGCATGGAGCAGGGCGCCGAGCTGTCCCGGTGCGCCGGCACCACGCAGAACGACATCATCAAGGAGTACCTGTCCCGGGGGACGTACATCTTCCCGCCGGCGGCGTCGCTTCGGCTCACCGCCGACGTCATCGCGTACACGCTGCGGGAGATGCCGCGCTGGAACCCGGTGAACATCTGCTCGTACCACCTGCAGGAGGCCGGCGCGACGCCGGTGCAGGAGGTCGGCTTCGCGCTGGCCACCGCGGTCGCCGTGCTCGACGCGGTCCGCGACTCCGGCCAGGTGCCGGCCGAGCGGATGGGCGACGTGGTGCAACGGATCTCCTTCTTCGTCAACGCGGGGGTTCGCCTCGTCGAGGAGATCGCCAAGATGCGCGCCTTCGGCGCGCTCTGGGACGAGATCACCCGCGAGCGCTACGGCGTCTCCGACCCGAAGCAACGCCGCTTCCGGTACGGGGTGCAGGTCAACTCGCTCGGCCTGACCGAGGCTCAGCCGGAGAACAACGTCCAACGCATAGTGCTGGAGATGCTCGGCGTGACGCTCTCCCGGGACGCGCGGGCCCGGGCGGTGCAGCTCCCCGCCTGGAACGAGGCGCTCGGCCTGCCCCGCCCCTGGGACCAGCAGTGGTCGCTGCGGATGCAGCAGGTGCTCGCGTACGAGTCGGACCTGCTCGAATACCCCGACCTCTTCGAGGGCTCGCACGTGATGACCGCGCTGGTCGACGACATCGTCACCGGGGCCCGGGTCGAACTGGAGAAGGTGCTGGAGATGGGCGGTGTGGTGACCGCCGTGGAGACGGGCTACCTCAAGAGCGCCCTGGTCGCCTCGCTGGCCGAGCGGCGGCGCCGGATGGAGGCCGGCACCGACGTGGTGGTCGGCGTCAACCGGTTCACCGAGACCGAGCCGTCCCCGCTGACCGCGGCCGGCGCCGAGGCCGTCGAACAGGTCGACCCGGCGGTGGAGGCCGCCGCCGCGGCCTCCGTACGCGAATGGCGGGCCGGACGGGACGGCGCGGCGGTCGACGCGGCGCTGGCCCGGCTCCGGGCGGACGCCGCGACCACGACCAACCTGATGCCAGCGACGCTGGAGTGCGTTCGCGCCGGGGTGACCACCGGCGAGTGGGCCGGCGCGCTGCGCCAGGTCTTTGGCGAGTACCGGGCGCCGACCGGGCTGACCGGTGCGGCCGGCGGGGGCGGGGACGCCACCCTGACCGCGGTCCGCAAGCGGGTGGCCGCCACAGCGCGGGAGCTGGGCAGCGGCCGGCTGCGGCTGCTGGTCGGCAAGCCGGGCCTGGACGGGCACTCCAACGGCGCCGAGCAGATCGCGGTACGCGCCCGCGACGCCGGCTTCGAGGTGGTCTACCAGGGGATCCGGCTCACCGCCGGGCAGATCGTCGCCGCCGCCGTCGAGGAGGACGTCGACCTGGTCGGCCTCTCGGTGCTCTCCGGCTCGCACCTGGCGGCCGTGCCGGCGGTGCTGGAGGGGTTGCACGCCGCCGGCCGGGGTGACCTGCCGGTGGTGGTCGGCGGCATCATTCCGGCAGGCGACGCGGAGGCGCTGCGGGCCGCCGGGGTGGCCCGGGTCTTCACGCCGAAGGACTTCGCGCTGACCGGCATCATCGATGAACTGGTCACCGTCATCCGCGAGGCCAACGGCCTGTCGTGA
- a CDS encoding alpha/beta hydrolase: MRRVESVQHTVSANGINQAVRVAGPPDGAPVLLIHGNVSSSAFWEPLIRRLPATLRVVAPDLRGYGDTETAPVDGTRGLADFADDVAALLDAPGLFAPGARPVVVGHSLGGGVVMRLLVEHPDRVAAALLEAPVSPYGFGGTRDLDGTPTTPDFAGTGGGTANPDFVARLAAADRGAEAQTSPRNVLRATYVADPASLGADEDLLVESLLSTVTGDDNYPGTAVASPHWPGTAPGERGVLNALAPAYFRIADELVAVAVKPPITWVRGDADVIVSDTSLFDLAYLGSLGAVPGWPGAAECPPQPMIGQTRTVLARYAAAGGTYREVVLPGCGHSPHLERPAQFLAELLALVGAPAEV, from the coding sequence ATGCGGCGGGTGGAGAGCGTGCAGCACACCGTGTCGGCGAACGGCATCAACCAGGCGGTCCGGGTGGCCGGGCCGCCGGACGGCGCACCGGTGCTGCTGATCCACGGCAACGTCTCATCGTCCGCCTTCTGGGAGCCGTTGATCCGCCGACTGCCGGCGACGCTCCGGGTGGTCGCGCCGGACCTGCGCGGGTACGGCGACACGGAGACCGCCCCGGTGGACGGGACCCGCGGGCTGGCCGACTTCGCCGACGACGTGGCCGCCCTGCTCGACGCCCCGGGGCTCTTCGCCCCCGGCGCGCGACCGGTGGTGGTCGGGCACTCGCTCGGCGGCGGCGTGGTGATGCGGCTGCTGGTCGAGCACCCCGACCGGGTGGCGGCCGCGCTGTTGGAGGCGCCGGTCTCCCCGTACGGCTTCGGCGGCACCCGGGACCTCGACGGCACCCCGACCACACCGGACTTCGCCGGCACCGGGGGCGGCACGGCGAATCCCGACTTCGTGGCCCGGCTCGCCGCCGCCGACCGGGGCGCGGAGGCTCAGACCAGCCCCCGCAACGTGCTGCGGGCGACCTACGTGGCCGATCCCGCGTCGCTCGGCGCGGACGAGGACCTGCTCGTGGAGAGCCTGCTCTCCACCGTCACCGGGGACGACAACTACCCGGGCACCGCGGTCGCCTCGCCGCACTGGCCGGGGACCGCGCCGGGGGAGCGCGGCGTGCTCAACGCGCTCGCGCCGGCCTACTTCCGGATCGCCGACGAGCTGGTCGCCGTCGCGGTCAAGCCGCCGATCACCTGGGTACGCGGCGACGCCGACGTGATCGTCTCGGACACCTCCCTGTTCGACCTGGCGTACCTCGGGTCGCTCGGGGCGGTGCCGGGGTGGCCGGGTGCGGCGGAGTGCCCGCCGCAGCCGATGATCGGGCAGACCCGGACGGTGCTGGCGCGGTACGCGGCGGCCGGCGGGACGTACCGGGAGGTGGTACTGCCCGGCTGCGGGCACAGCCCGCACCTGGAGCGGCCGGCGCAGTTCCTCGCCGAGCTGCTTGCCCTGGTGGGTGCCCCGGCCGAGGTCTGA
- the nucS gene encoding endonuclease NucS — MRLVIAKCSVDYVGRLSAHLPPATRLLMVKADGSVSIHADDRAYKPLNWMSPPCRLEEAPGVWRVVNKAGEELRITLEEIFQDTSYELGVDPGLRKDGVEAHLQELLAANPTTLGEGYTLIRREYMTAIGPVDLLCRDAEQGTVAVEVKRRGEIDGVEQLTRYLELLNRDPLLAPVAGVFAAQEIKPQARVLATDRGIRCVVVDYDRLRGIERDELTLF; from the coding sequence GTGCGGTTGGTGATTGCGAAGTGCTCGGTGGACTACGTCGGACGGCTCTCGGCCCACCTGCCGCCGGCCACCCGGCTGCTGATGGTGAAGGCGGACGGCTCGGTGTCGATCCACGCGGACGACCGGGCGTACAAGCCGTTGAACTGGATGAGCCCGCCCTGTCGGCTGGAGGAGGCCCCGGGCGTCTGGCGGGTGGTCAACAAGGCCGGCGAGGAGCTGCGGATCACCCTGGAGGAGATCTTCCAGGACACCTCGTACGAGCTGGGCGTCGACCCGGGCCTGCGCAAGGACGGTGTCGAGGCGCACCTGCAGGAGCTGCTCGCCGCCAACCCGACCACCCTCGGCGAGGGATACACGCTCATCCGCCGCGAGTACATGACCGCGATCGGGCCGGTCGACCTGCTCTGCCGGGACGCCGAGCAGGGGACGGTCGCGGTGGAGGTGAAGCGGCGGGGCGAGATCGACGGGGTTGAGCAGCTCACCCGCTATCTCGAGCTGCTCAACCGGGACCCGTTGCTGGCTCCGGTCGCCGGCGTCTTCGCCGCGCAGGAGATCAAGCCGCAGGCCCGGGTGCTCGCCACGGATCGGGGCATCCGCTGCGTGGTGGTCGACTACGACAGGCTGCGCGGCATCGAGCGGGACGAGCTGACCCTCTTCTGA
- a CDS encoding aldehyde dehydrogenase family protein, giving the protein MTAVHVPGAPVIEDGRLVSTSPATGAEAGRFPVAAAADVDRAVARARAAGEWWAGLGFTGRRERLLRWRGLLARRIEELAELVHTEGGKPVGDAVVEILTAIEHVDWAARNARRVLGPRRVRSRLILAEFTGHLEYQPYGVIGVIGPWNYPVFTPIGSIAYALAAGNAVVFKPSEYTPAVGQWLVDRFAEVVPEQPVLSAVHGLGDVGAALCRSGVGKLAFTGSTATAKKVMAACAESLTPVLLEAGGKDAMIVDADADLDAAAEACVWGALTNAGQTCIGIERVYAVDQVFDAFVDKVVARAGRLTVGPDGADIGPITMPAQLDVIRRHIDDAVERGGRAVLGGPDAVRPPYVHPTVLVDVPEDSAAVREETFGPTLTVNRVRDVDEAVERANALPYGLGGSVFGRKRAVAIARRLRSGMASVNSTLTFAGMSTLPFGGVGDSGFGRIHGEDGLREFGRAKAITRRRARSLLPSMTFERTPADVARLVKAAKLMYGRR; this is encoded by the coding sequence ATGACGGCTGTGCATGTCCCGGGGGCCCCGGTCATCGAGGACGGTCGACTGGTGTCGACGAGCCCCGCGACGGGCGCCGAGGCGGGACGGTTTCCGGTGGCGGCCGCCGCGGACGTCGACCGTGCGGTCGCCCGGGCCCGCGCCGCCGGCGAGTGGTGGGCGGGGCTCGGCTTCACCGGTCGCCGGGAGCGGCTGTTGCGCTGGCGCGGCCTGCTCGCCCGCCGGATCGAGGAGCTGGCCGAGCTGGTGCACACCGAGGGCGGGAAGCCGGTCGGCGACGCCGTCGTCGAGATCCTCACCGCGATCGAGCACGTCGACTGGGCGGCCCGCAATGCCCGACGGGTGCTGGGGCCCCGGCGGGTCCGCTCCCGGCTGATCCTCGCCGAGTTCACCGGCCACCTGGAATACCAGCCGTACGGCGTGATCGGTGTGATCGGCCCGTGGAACTACCCGGTCTTCACCCCGATCGGCTCCATCGCGTACGCCCTCGCGGCCGGCAACGCCGTGGTGTTCAAGCCGAGCGAGTACACCCCGGCCGTCGGGCAGTGGCTGGTCGACCGGTTCGCCGAGGTGGTGCCGGAGCAGCCGGTCCTCAGTGCCGTGCACGGCCTGGGCGATGTGGGCGCGGCGCTGTGCCGTTCCGGGGTGGGCAAGCTCGCCTTCACCGGCTCCACCGCCACCGCGAAGAAGGTGATGGCCGCCTGCGCCGAGTCGCTCACCCCGGTGCTGCTGGAGGCGGGCGGCAAGGACGCGATGATCGTGGATGCGGACGCCGACCTGGACGCCGCCGCCGAGGCCTGCGTCTGGGGCGCGCTGACCAACGCGGGCCAGACCTGCATCGGCATCGAGCGGGTCTACGCGGTCGACCAGGTCTTCGACGCCTTCGTCGACAAGGTGGTCGCCCGGGCCGGCCGGCTGACCGTGGGCCCGGACGGCGCCGACATCGGCCCGATCACCATGCCGGCCCAGCTCGACGTGATCCGCCGGCACATCGACGATGCCGTCGAGCGGGGCGGCCGCGCGGTGCTCGGCGGCCCGGACGCGGTGCGGCCGCCGTACGTGCACCCGACCGTGCTGGTGGACGTCCCCGAGGACTCGGCCGCCGTACGGGAGGAGACCTTCGGCCCGACGCTGACGGTCAACCGGGTCCGGGACGTCGACGAGGCGGTGGAGCGGGCCAACGCGCTGCCGTACGGCCTGGGCGGCTCGGTCTTCGGCCGCAAGCGGGCGGTGGCGATCGCGCGGCGGCTCCGCTCCGGGATGGCCTCGGTGAACTCCACCCTGACCTTCGCCGGGATGTCCACGCTGCCGTTCGGCGGCGTCGGCGACTCGGGCTTCGGGCGGATCCACGGCGAGGACGGGCTGCGGGAGTTCGGCCGGGCCAAGGCGATCACCCGCCGTCGAGCCCGCTCGCTGCTGCCGTCGATGACCTTCGAGCGGACGCCCGCGGACGTCGCCCGCCTGGTCAAGGCCGCCAAGCTGATGTACGGCCGCCGCTGA
- a CDS encoding 3-hydroxyacyl-CoA dehydrogenase family protein produces MAREFTSVGVVGLGTMGAGIVEVFARNGIDVVAVEISEAALERGRATLTGSTDRAVARGKLAEADRDALLSRVHFAVGLDALHSVDLVVEAVPEHLDLKQRIFAELDRVCKPEAILATNTSSLSVTEISVATTRPNQVIGIHFFNPAPIMKLVEVVRTVVTSADVVADVEALCKRLGKVDVTINDRAGFIANALLFGYLNHAVGMFEAHYATREDIDAAMKLGCGLPMGPLALMDLIGLDTAYEILDTMYRRGGRDRRHAPVPLIKQMVTAGLLGRKSGRGFYTYERPGSPVVVPDEQTPVATELTLADGARAISKVGVVGSGTMATGIIEIFAKAGYEVVSVTRGAEKSAKVCEAVKTSLNKGVVRGKLSEADRDAALGRISWSATLDHLADVDLVVEAVVEELSVKKALFASLDEICKPDVVLATTTSSLPVIDVAMATQRPADVVGLHFFNPAPIMPLVEIVQTIRTSAEATATARAVCAALGKTGVVCGDRSGFIVNALLFPYLNDAVKMLEASYSTADDIDYAMKLGCGYPMGPFDLLDVVGLDVSLAIQRELYLELREPGFAPAPLLEHLVTAGYLGRKTGRGFRDHTNR; encoded by the coding sequence GTGGCGCGCGAGTTCACCAGCGTGGGCGTAGTGGGTCTGGGCACCATGGGTGCCGGCATCGTCGAGGTCTTCGCGCGGAACGGCATCGACGTGGTGGCCGTGGAGATCTCGGAGGCCGCCCTGGAGCGCGGCCGGGCCACCCTCACCGGCTCGACGGACCGGGCGGTCGCCAGGGGCAAGCTCGCCGAGGCCGACCGGGACGCGCTGCTGTCCCGGGTGCACTTCGCGGTCGGGCTGGACGCGTTGCACTCGGTGGACCTGGTGGTGGAGGCCGTCCCCGAGCACCTCGACCTCAAGCAGCGGATCTTCGCCGAGCTGGACCGGGTCTGCAAGCCCGAGGCGATCCTGGCCACCAACACCTCGTCGCTGAGCGTCACCGAGATCTCGGTCGCCACCACCCGGCCCAACCAGGTCATCGGCATCCACTTCTTCAACCCGGCTCCGATCATGAAGCTGGTCGAGGTGGTCCGCACGGTCGTCACCTCCGCCGATGTCGTCGCCGACGTGGAGGCGCTCTGCAAGCGGCTCGGCAAGGTCGACGTCACCATCAACGACCGGGCCGGCTTCATCGCCAACGCCCTGCTCTTCGGCTATCTCAACCACGCCGTCGGCATGTTCGAGGCGCACTACGCCACCCGCGAGGACATCGACGCCGCGATGAAGCTCGGCTGCGGCCTGCCGATGGGGCCCCTCGCCCTGATGGACCTGATCGGTCTGGACACCGCGTACGAGATCCTGGACACCATGTACCGGCGCGGCGGCCGGGACCGCCGGCACGCCCCGGTGCCGCTGATCAAGCAGATGGTCACCGCCGGGCTGCTCGGCCGGAAGTCCGGCCGGGGCTTCTACACGTACGAGCGGCCGGGCTCCCCGGTGGTCGTACCGGACGAGCAGACGCCGGTGGCGACGGAGCTGACGCTGGCCGACGGCGCGCGCGCCATCTCGAAGGTCGGCGTGGTCGGCTCCGGGACGATGGCCACCGGCATCATCGAGATCTTCGCCAAGGCCGGCTACGAGGTCGTCTCGGTCACCCGGGGCGCGGAGAAGTCCGCGAAGGTCTGCGAGGCGGTCAAGACCTCGCTCAACAAGGGCGTGGTGCGGGGCAAGCTCAGCGAGGCCGACCGGGACGCCGCGCTGGGCCGGATCAGCTGGTCCGCCACCCTGGACCACCTCGCCGACGTCGACCTGGTGGTCGAGGCCGTGGTCGAGGAGCTGAGCGTCAAGAAGGCGCTCTTCGCCAGCCTCGACGAGATCTGCAAGCCGGACGTCGTGCTCGCCACCACCACCTCGTCGCTGCCGGTGATCGACGTGGCGATGGCCACCCAGCGCCCGGCCGACGTGGTTGGGCTGCACTTTTTCAACCCGGCGCCGATCATGCCGCTGGTCGAGATCGTGCAGACCATCCGCACCTCGGCGGAGGCCACCGCCACCGCCCGCGCGGTCTGCGCGGCGCTCGGCAAGACCGGTGTGGTCTGCGGCGACCGGTCCGGCTTCATCGTCAACGCGCTGCTGTTCCCGTACCTGAACGACGCGGTGAAGATGCTCGAGGCGAGCTACTCGACCGCCGACGACATCGATTACGCGATGAAGCTCGGCTGCGGCTACCCGATGGGCCCGTTCGACCTGCTCGACGTGGTCGGGCTGGACGTGTCGCTGGCTATCCAGCGGGAGCTCTACCTGGAGCTGCGCGAGCCCGGCTTCGCCCCGGCGCCGCTGCTGGAGCACCTGGTCACCGCCGGGTACCTGGGTCGCAAGACCGGCCGGGGCTTCCGGGACCACACCAACCGCTGA